TCGGAACACTCCTGAAGATGCTCGGCGCGACGGACTCGTACTCGCTGTCGGGCTTTCTCCAGGAGGAGTTCACCCGCGTCGGCCAGAAGACGGCGGGGAAAGTGCTCGACAACTTCCGCGACAACCACTACGGCCGCGAGATGGCGTGGCCCGCCGTCGCCGACGCGGACGAACTCGAAACCGCCGTCGCCGACGCCGTCTCCGGTAAGGGTCCGGAGGCGACGACGCAGTTCGCGTCCGGCGTCGCCGAAGTGCTGACCTCCCGCGAGCGGACGAGCCATCACGAACTCGTCGACATCGTCGACAACGTCGCCGAGACAGTACAAGAGGAGACTGGCAAAACGTTCGGCAAGACGGTCCGCGAGAAGGCAGTCGCCGCGGCGTGGGCCGAACTGACCCGCCACGACGAGGCAGACGACGGCGTCGAGTCGTCGCTGACGCCGTCGCTATACGCCGCCGTCGACGGGGCGACGAGCACCCAGAAGGACGATGCGACGGTCCACGGCCTCGCCGAACGTCTCGCCCGAAAGTTCGCCGCGCTCGACGACGACCGGCACCGCCTCTCGAAGAAAGCGCTCCGGGCGCTCGTCGCCGACGCCGCCGACGCAACCGTCGAGTACGACGATGCGACTATCGGCGAGAAAGCCCGCGAGAACGTCACGGAGGCGCTCTGGAAATCGATGCGGACGGTTCCCGACGAAACGCCGCCGGTTCGCGATGTGGCGGACGACCGCGACGCCGCGAGCGACCTGCTCGAAGCGATGCGCGTGACCGACATCCTCGCGCCGCCGACGGAGTGCCTCTCGCCCATCACCGCTGAACTGGTCGAGGCGGGGCTCCGAAAGGAGTACGACGCCGACTTCTACGCGGCGGCGACCCGTGACGCGGAGGTTCACGGCGGCGATCCGTTCATCGTCGAGGCTGGCATCGCCTACGGTGGCGAACTCGCCGCCGAGGGGAGCGTCGACCTGCTCCGCTTCGCCAACCGCGTCCCGCTCGTCTACCAGCGCGGCGCGTGCGCGACGACGGACGTGGTCAAACAGATCGGCTGGCGAAACTACGGGTTGGACCAACCCGGCGGCAGCGGGATGCCGAACGGTCCCGCGGTCATCATGATCCACGTCGCCTCGACGAACGTCCCGTTCACGAGCGAGTCGAAGGACGCGCTGGCGAACATCCCGGCCATCGAAGACGAGATAGAACTCGCCATCCGCGAGGCCGCCCGCGAACTGAAATCCTACTTGAAGAAGCGGCGCTCGATGCAGCAGCGCCGCCAGAAGCAGAACGTCCTCGGGAAGATTCTCCCCGAGATGGCCGACAAGGTGTCGGAGGTTACCGGGCGAGAACGCCCGAACATCGACGGCGCGATGGCCCGCATCATGAACAACGTGAGCGTTGAGCGCCGCGTCAACGACGACGAGGTGACGCTCAGCGTCCGCAACTACTCCGACCGCAGCGAGGAGTTGGACATCACCGACATCGTCTCGGTCGAACCGCAGGGTCTCAACGGCGAGGCGACCGTCGTCGACCTCGACGACGAGTGGTTCGTCCAGTGGAAGCCGTCGGTGCCGTCGGGCGAGACGGCGACGCTCACGTACACGGTCGGTTCGGACGCATCGTTCGACATCAACGTCGAAGGGATCGACGCGGAACGACTCACGGTGAACGCCTGATATGAGTTCAAACACGGATATTCAAGACGAGAAAGCCCGCGAGCGTCTCATCGACCTCGCAGCGGAGTTCTACGACCAGTTCGCGGGCGGGCAGATTCCGGAGATGAAACTGCCCACCCGAACAAAGAGCAACATCGAGTACGACGAGGAGAGCAAGGTCTGGGTGTACGGCGACCGCACCAGCACCCGAAGCGCCAACAGCGTTCGCGGTGCGCGGAAACTGCTCAAGGCCGTCTACACCATCGACTTCCTCGCCCAGCAGTTGGAGGAAGACCGCTCATCGACGCTGCGTGAGTTGTACTACCTCTCGGAGTCGTGGGACTCCGAGGAGGCAGGTTTCAACGACCAGGACGAGTCGAACCAGTTGGTCGAGGACCTCGAAATCGTCTCGAAGGTCACCCGCGAGGACTTCCACATGCGCCCCGAGGAGTCCGGGGCGACCCTGATGGGACCGCTCGAGATTCGCGAGCAGACGCGACGCGGCGAACGCGAGATTCACTGCCAGCAGGACGTCGGCGAGGGCGGCTACCAGATTCCGAACAACCCGGACACCATCGAGTTCCTCGACCACGACATCGAGTTCATCCTCTGCGTGGAGACCGGTGGGATGCGCGACCGCCTCGTCGAGAACGGCTTCGACGAGGAGCACGGCGCGATGGTCGTCCACCTGAAGGGCCAACCCGCCCGCGCGACCCGCCGCATCACGAAACGCCTCCACGACGAACTCGACTTACCCGTCGTGGTCTTCACCGACGGCGACCCATGGTCGTACCGCATCTACGGCTCCGTGGCGTACGGTTCCATCAAGTCCGCGCACCTCTCGGAGTATCTTGCGACGCCCGAAGCCAAATTCGTCGGCATCCAGCCGCAGGACATCGTCGACTACGACCTGCCGACCGACCCACTCTCGGACTCCGACGTCAACGCGCTGCAGAGCGAGTTGGACGACCCGCGGTTCCAGACGGAGTACTGGACCGAGCAGATAGAGCTCCAGCTCGACATCGGCAAGAAGGCTGAACAGCAGGCGCTCGCTTCGCGTGGGCTGGACTTCGTCACCGACACCTACCTCCCCGAGCGACTCGGCGAGATGGGTGTCCTGTAGGCTGTCGTTCATCGAACGCGGCGGGGTTCGCCGGGATTCGCCGGGATTCGCTTGAACTCAGCGGAATTCGTTCGGACTCGACGGATTCGACCGAGTTCGACGGAATTCGACGGCACCCCCGACGGCGAGATAGCACCGACGCCGTATCGGTAGATGCTTCTGTGGATTCTCACGAACAGTGAGACGATGGATTCGCACGGCGACCGGGACCGTAGCTCCGAGAGGGTCGGGATGGTGCTCGTCGTCGTCTCCGCCGTCGGCTTCGGCACGCTGGCGGTTCTCGGGGAACTCGCCTTCGCCGCCGGGCTGAACGTGCCGTCGGTGCTCGCGCTGCGCTTCGCGCTGGCGACGCTTCTCGTCTGGGCCGTTCTCGTCGCTCGTCGACGCCGGGCCGGCGCGTCCGAGCGACTCCGACTCCGCGGGCGACTCCTGTT
This genomic stretch from Haloprofundus salilacus harbors:
- a CDS encoding DNA topoisomerase VI subunit B, with protein sequence MTSFQSTLGDEAGIADELAENQRSISIAEFFEKNKHMLGFDSGARGLVTAVKEAVDNALDATEEAEIAPDIYVEIAEVDDYYRLIVEDNGPGITKEQVPKVFGKLLYGSRFHAREQSRGQQGIGISAAVLYSQLTSGKPAKITSRTQGSADARYFELVVDTDKNEPEIRESRDTSWDRPHGTRIELEMEANMRARQQLHDYIKHTAVVNPHARFELREPGLDAPLKFERATDQLPAKTEEIRPHPHGVELGTLLKMLGATDSYSLSGFLQEEFTRVGQKTAGKVLDNFRDNHYGREMAWPAVADADELETAVADAVSGKGPEATTQFASGVAEVLTSRERTSHHELVDIVDNVAETVQEETGKTFGKTVREKAVAAAWAELTRHDEADDGVESSLTPSLYAAVDGATSTQKDDATVHGLAERLARKFAALDDDRHRLSKKALRALVADAADATVEYDDATIGEKARENVTEALWKSMRTVPDETPPVRDVADDRDAASDLLEAMRVTDILAPPTECLSPITAELVEAGLRKEYDADFYAAATRDAEVHGGDPFIVEAGIAYGGELAAEGSVDLLRFANRVPLVYQRGACATTDVVKQIGWRNYGLDQPGGSGMPNGPAVIMIHVASTNVPFTSESKDALANIPAIEDEIELAIREAARELKSYLKKRRSMQQRRQKQNVLGKILPEMADKVSEVTGRERPNIDGAMARIMNNVSVERRVNDDEVTLSVRNYSDRSEELDITDIVSVEPQGLNGEATVVDLDDEWFVQWKPSVPSGETATLTYTVGSDASFDINVEGIDAERLTVNA
- a CDS encoding DNA topoisomerase IV subunit A, which produces MSSNTDIQDEKARERLIDLAAEFYDQFAGGQIPEMKLPTRTKSNIEYDEESKVWVYGDRTSTRSANSVRGARKLLKAVYTIDFLAQQLEEDRSSTLRELYYLSESWDSEEAGFNDQDESNQLVEDLEIVSKVTREDFHMRPEESGATLMGPLEIREQTRRGEREIHCQQDVGEGGYQIPNNPDTIEFLDHDIEFILCVETGGMRDRLVENGFDEEHGAMVVHLKGQPARATRRITKRLHDELDLPVVVFTDGDPWSYRIYGSVAYGSIKSAHLSEYLATPEAKFVGIQPQDIVDYDLPTDPLSDSDVNALQSELDDPRFQTEYWTEQIELQLDIGKKAEQQALASRGLDFVTDTYLPERLGEMGVL